The following are from one region of the Marinomonas sp. CT5 genome:
- the trmD gene encoding tRNA (guanosine(37)-N1)-methyltransferase TrmD yields MKVSVISLFPEMFQAITQYGVTGRAIKSGLIEVDFFNPRDFTHDRHKTVDDRPYGGGPGMLMKVQPLKDAIESAKLSVPNAKVIFLSPQGRTLTQEGVQQLAKQAEFILVAGRYEGVDERFIQSEIDEEWSIGDFVLSGGELPAMVLMDAVSRMVPGVLGKQASADEDSFSDGLLDCPHYTRPEVLNGEPVPSVLLSGNHEEIRRWRLKQKLGRTFQRRPDLLQNLELDKEQQLLLEEFIRETEDSTSAE; encoded by the coding sequence GTGAAGGTTAGCGTTATATCGCTCTTTCCGGAGATGTTTCAAGCCATTACTCAATATGGAGTAACAGGCAGAGCCATTAAGTCTGGGTTGATTGAGGTGGATTTTTTCAATCCCCGCGATTTTACTCATGACAGACATAAGACTGTAGATGATCGCCCTTATGGTGGTGGCCCAGGGATGCTGATGAAAGTTCAGCCTCTCAAAGATGCTATTGAAAGTGCCAAGTTATCGGTGCCCAATGCAAAAGTTATTTTTCTATCCCCTCAAGGGCGTACGCTGACGCAAGAAGGCGTGCAACAACTTGCTAAACAAGCAGAATTTATTCTGGTAGCAGGTCGTTATGAAGGCGTTGATGAGCGCTTTATTCAATCTGAGATTGATGAAGAATGGTCAATTGGCGACTTTGTCCTAAGCGGTGGTGAGTTGCCGGCAATGGTATTAATGGATGCTGTCTCTAGGATGGTTCCAGGAGTATTAGGAAAACAAGCATCTGCAGATGAGGATTCATTTTCTGATGGTTTGTTGGATTGCCCGCATTATACTCGCCCAGAAGTACTAAATGGTGAACCTGTACCATCGGTATTGCTTAGTGGCAACCACGAGGAGATTAGACGCTGGCGTTTAAAGCAAAAGCTCGGAAGAACTTTTCAACGCCGGCCAGACCTTCTGCAGAACCTTGAGTTGGACAAGGAACAGCAGTTGTTGTTAGAAGAGTTTATTCGCGAAACTGAAGATTCAACCTCGGCAGAGTAG